The Panthera tigris isolate Pti1 chromosome F3, P.tigris_Pti1_mat1.1, whole genome shotgun sequence genome includes a window with the following:
- the MDM4 gene encoding protein Mdm4: MTSFSTSAQCSTSDSACRISAEQTNQVRPKLPLLKILQAAGAQGEMFTVKEVMHYLGQYIMVKQLYDQQEQHMVYCGGDLLGELLGRQSFSVKDPSPLYDMLRKNLVTLATATTDAAQTLALAQDHSMDIPSQDQLKQSSEESSSSRKRMEEGNIPTLPTSQHKCRNSREGEDFIKNLTQGETSKLDLGFEEWDIAGLPWWFLGNLRNNYTPRSNGSTDLQTNQDIGTAIVSDTTDDLWFLNESVSEQFGVGIKVEAADTEQTSEEVGKVRDKKVIEVGKNDDLEDSKSISDDTDVEVTSEDEWQCTECKKFNSPSKRYCFRCWALRKDWYSDCSKLTHSLSTSDITAIPEKKENEGIDVPDCRRTISAPVVRPKDVYTKEENPKLFDPCNSVEFLDLAHSSESQETISSTGEQSDNLFEQRTDTENMEDCQNLLKPCSLCEKRPRDGNIIHGRTGHLVTCFHCARRLKKAGASCPICKKEIQLVIKVFIA, encoded by the exons ATGACATCATTTTCCACCTCTGCCCAGTGTTCAACTTCTGACAGTGCTTGCAGGATCTCTGCAGAACAAACCAATCAG GTACGACCAAAACTGCCACTTTTGAAGATTTTGCAGGCAGCAGGTGCACAAGGTGAAATGTTCACTGTTAAAGAG GTCATGCACTATCTAGGCCAGTACATAATGGTGAAGCAGCTTTATGACCAGCAGGAGCAGCATATGGTGTATTGTGGTGGAGATCTTCTGGGAGAACTGCTAGGACGTCAGAGCTTCTCCGTGAAAGATCCGAG CCCTCTCTATGATATGCTAAGAAAGAATCTTGTCACTTTAGCCACTGCCACTACAG ATGCTGCTCAGACTCTCGCTCTCGCACAGGATCACAGTATGGATATTCCAAGTCAAGACCAACTGAAG cAAAGTTCGGAAGAAAGTTCCAGTTctaggaaaagaatggaagaaggcAATATACCTACACTGCCTACCTCACAACATAAATGCAGAAATTCTAGAGAAG GTGAAGACTTCATAAAAAACTTAACCCAAGGTGAGACCTCTAAGCTGGACCTTGGGTTTGAGGAGTGGGATATAGCCGGATTGCCTTGGTGGTTTTTAGGAAACCTGAGGAACAACTATACACCTAGAAGTAATGGCTCAACTGATTTACAGACAAATCAG GATATAGGTACTGCCATTGTTTCAGACACCACAGATGATTTGTGGTTTTTGAATGAGTCTGTATCAGAGCAATTTGGTGTGGGAATCAAAGTTGAAGCCGCAGATACTGAACAAACAAGTGAAGAAGTAGGGAAAGTAAGAGACAAAAAG GTGATTGAAGTGGGAAAAAATGATGACCTTGAGGACTCCAAGTCCATAAGTGACGATACTGATGTAGAAGTTACCTCTGAG GATGAGTGGCAGTGTACTGAGTGCAAGAAATTTAACTCTCCAAGCAAGAGGTACTGTTTCCGTTGCTGGGCCTTGAGGAAGGATTGGTATTCAGATTGTTCTAAGTTAACCCATTCTCTCTCCACGTCTGATATCACTGCCATacctgaaaagaaggaaaatgaaggaattgaTGTCCCGGATTGCCGAAGAACCATATCAGCTCCAGTTGTTAGACCTAAAGATGTGTatacaaaggaagaaaacccTAAACTTTTTGATCCCTGCAACTCAGTGGAATTCTTGGATTTGGCCCACAGTTCGGAAAGCCAAGAAACCATATCAAGCACGGGAGAACAATCAGATAACCTTTTTGAACAGagaacagatacagaaaacatgGAAGATTGCCAGAATCTCTTGAAGCCGTGTAGTCTGTGTGAGAAAAGACCACGAGATGGAAACATTATTCATGGGAGGACAGGCCATCTTGTCACTTGTTTTCACTGTGCCAGAAGATTAAAGAAGGCTGGGGCTTCATGCCCTATTTGCAAGAAAGAGATTCAGTTGGTTATTAAGGTTTTTATAGCATAG